Proteins found in one Roseovarius pelagicus genomic segment:
- a CDS encoding response regulator transcription factor encodes MVRQVLLIEDEPNIIEAISFILSRDGWDVRSHSNGHDAVDVVRARRPDVVILDVMLPGRSGFDILADIRADPDLEQVPVLMLTARGQRKDREMAERAGATHYMTKPFSNAEVLDVVRTLVQP; translated from the coding sequence ATGGTCAGGCAGGTTCTGCTGATAGAGGATGAGCCGAACATCATTGAGGCGATCAGCTTTATCCTGTCGCGTGACGGATGGGATGTGAGATCGCACTCTAACGGACATGATGCGGTGGACGTGGTGCGCGCACGTCGCCCGGATGTGGTTATTCTGGATGTGATGCTGCCGGGGCGCAGCGGCTTTGACATACTCGCGGACATCCGTGCTGACCCCGATCTGGAACAGGTGCCGGTTCTGATGCTGACCGCGCGCGGTCAACGCAAGGATCGCGAAATGGCCGAACGCGCCGGGGCCACCCACTACATGACCAAGCCGTTTTCGAATGCCGAAGTGCTGGATGTGGTGCGCACATTGGTACAGCCATGA
- a CDS encoding DUF308 domain-containing protein, with amino-acid sequence MTEDVSGERPDEVPGDGTRTVFVERSAYRRRRMTDAASLLPILGVVLFLVPLLWQGDSGSQTTDVMLYIFGIWALLAGLSGLISRDLGRDRSGGGTGPGRDSDADTDADKIAGGESG; translated from the coding sequence ATGACCGAGGACGTCTCTGGCGAGCGCCCCGACGAAGTGCCCGGCGACGGCACCCGTACTGTATTTGTCGAACGAAGCGCCTATCGCCGTCGGCGCATGACGGACGCGGCCAGTCTTCTGCCGATCTTGGGTGTTGTGCTGTTTCTGGTGCCATTGCTATGGCAAGGAGACAGCGGGTCGCAGACGACCGATGTCATGCTCTATATCTTTGGTATCTGGGCGTTGCTGGCAGGGTTGTCGGGACTGATCTCGCGCGATCTGGGGCGCGACCGATCCGGAGGTGGAACCGGTCCCGGTCGCGACTCTGACGCAGACACCGACGCCGACAAAATTGCGGGCGGAGAGAGTGGATGA
- a CDS encoding histidine kinase dimerization/phospho-acceptor domain-containing protein: MTTLNLLVLVCVLYVTFLFAVAFGADRAARMGRGRWLHSPLVYTLSLSIYCTAWTFYGAVGFAARSGLEFVTIYLGPTLVMIGWWWILRKMVRIGRSQRITSIADMISSRYGKSNTLAVFVTLIAVIGTTPYIALQLQSVTLSFAAFSEADPTLTTAPNLQSTALFVAIGLTVFTILFGTRNVDANERHHGVVMAIALEAVVKLFALMAVGVFVVWGLGDGIGNTLRVIDASKIAEWEVPGSRWAGLTMLSAAAFLCLPRIFQVMVVENEDEGHLRTATWAFPTYLMLMSLFVVPIAAVGLEQMPTDANPDLFVLTLPLLAGEDGLAILSFLGGFSSATSMVIVAAIALSTMVSNHIVMPIWLRLTGGTAMIAGDVRGVALLARRLSIAGVVMLGYLYFHFSGAGTALAAIGLVSFVGLSQFLPALMGGLFWRGATRTGALAGLTVGFVLWLYCLFLPSFGPGVLLPVSVIEDGLLGLSWLRPQALFGAEGMDKVVHAVMWAMLLNTSAFITVSLLTFPKPVERLQGAQFVNVFDHSSRPGTWSGGLAQSEDLLIMTQRIMGAADAQALFSNMARKQGLTGYLPEPSTEFLEVLERELSGSVGAATAHAMISQIVGRATVSVEDLLAVADETAQIMEYSSKLEAKSAEQARTARQLREANDKLTKLSVQKDSFLSQVSHELRTPMTSIRAFSEILRDTGGMNASDQQKYSSIIYDESLRLTRLLDDLLDLSVLESGQVTLNMQLGLVSEMLDRAVAATGGATGGIQNRA; this comes from the coding sequence ATGACGACGCTCAATCTGCTGGTTCTTGTTTGCGTGCTATATGTGACGTTCCTTTTTGCCGTGGCATTTGGCGCCGATCGTGCTGCGCGTATGGGCCGTGGAAGATGGCTGCATTCGCCGCTGGTCTACACGCTGTCGCTGTCGATCTATTGTACGGCCTGGACGTTCTATGGCGCGGTTGGATTTGCCGCACGGTCCGGGCTGGAATTCGTGACGATCTACTTGGGCCCGACGCTGGTGATGATCGGCTGGTGGTGGATCCTGCGCAAGATGGTGCGCATCGGGCGTAGTCAGCGGATCACCTCGATTGCCGATATGATTTCGTCGCGCTACGGCAAGTCGAACACGCTTGCCGTGTTTGTCACGTTGATCGCGGTGATTGGCACAACGCCTTACATCGCCCTGCAATTGCAGTCGGTGACACTGTCGTTTGCCGCCTTCTCGGAGGCGGACCCGACACTGACCACCGCGCCAAATTTGCAGTCTACCGCACTCTTTGTTGCGATCGGTCTGACGGTTTTCACCATCCTGTTCGGCACGCGCAATGTCGATGCGAACGAGCGGCATCACGGCGTGGTGATGGCCATCGCGCTCGAGGCGGTGGTCAAACTCTTTGCCCTGATGGCGGTCGGCGTCTTTGTCGTCTGGGGGCTGGGCGACGGGATCGGCAACACGCTCAGGGTCATTGATGCGTCGAAGATTGCCGAATGGGAAGTACCGGGAAGCCGCTGGGCCGGACTGACGATGTTATCGGCGGCGGCGTTCCTCTGCCTACCGCGCATCTTTCAGGTGATGGTGGTCGAAAATGAGGACGAGGGTCATCTGCGCACGGCGACATGGGCATTTCCCACCTATCTCATGCTGATGAGCCTGTTTGTCGTGCCGATTGCCGCTGTCGGGCTGGAACAGATGCCAACCGATGCAAATCCCGACCTCTTTGTGCTGACGCTGCCGTTGCTGGCAGGAGAGGACGGGCTGGCAATTCTGTCATTCCTCGGCGGGTTCTCGTCAGCGACGTCAATGGTGATCGTGGCGGCGATTGCGCTGTCAACGATGGTGTCAAACCATATCGTCATGCCGATCTGGCTGCGGTTGACCGGCGGCACGGCGATGATTGCGGGCGATGTGCGTGGCGTTGCATTGCTGGCGCGGCGGCTTTCCATCGCCGGAGTGGTGATGCTGGGTTATCTCTATTTCCACTTTTCCGGCGCGGGCACTGCGCTGGCTGCGATCGGGTTGGTGTCCTTTGTCGGATTGTCACAGTTCTTGCCGGCACTGATGGGCGGGCTGTTCTGGCGTGGGGCTACCCGTACCGGTGCGTTGGCCGGGCTGACGGTGGGGTTCGTCCTCTGGCTCTATTGTTTGTTTCTTCCCAGCTTCGGTCCCGGCGTGCTGTTGCCGGTATCCGTCATCGAAGATGGACTGTTGGGGTTGTCGTGGTTGCGGCCTCAGGCGCTCTTTGGCGCAGAGGGAATGGACAAGGTCGTACATGCGGTGATGTGGGCGATGTTGCTGAATACGTCGGCCTTCATCACCGTGTCGCTGCTGACATTCCCAAAGCCGGTCGAGCGATTGCAGGGCGCGCAGTTCGTCAATGTATTTGACCATTCCAGCCGTCCGGGAACCTGGTCAGGAGGACTGGCGCAGTCCGAGGATCTGTTGATCATGACTCAGCGGATCATGGGGGCGGCGGATGCACAGGCATTGTTTTCGAACATGGCGCGCAAGCAGGGTTTGACCGGCTATCTGCCAGAGCCATCAACAGAGTTTCTGGAAGTGCTGGAACGCGAGCTGTCGGGATCGGTTGGGGCGGCCACAGCCCATGCCATGATCAGCCAGATCGTCGGGCGCGCCACGGTGTCGGTCGAGGATCTGTTGGCCGTGGCCGATGAGACTGCGCAGATCATGGAGTATTCCAGCAAGCTGGAGGCAAAATCCGCTGAACAGGCCCGCACCGCGCGGCAACTGCGCGAAGCCAACGACAAGCTGACCAAACTATCGGTGCAAAAGGATTCCTTTCTCAGTCAGGTCAGTCACGAACTTCGGACACCGATGACATCCATTCGCGCCTTTTCCGAGATTCTGCGCGACACCGGTGGGATGAATGCCAGTGATCAGCAGAAATACTCCTCAATAATCTATGATGAGTCCCTGCGCCTGACGCGCTTGCTGGATGATCTGCTGGATCTGAGCGTGCTGGAAAGCGGTCAAGTCACTCTGAACATGCAGTTGGGGCTGGTTTCCGAAATGCTGGACAGGGCTGTGGCGGCAACCGGCGGGGCGACGGGCGGCATTCAGAATCGAGCGTGA
- a CDS encoding sensor histidine kinase, producing the protein MNTDVDRLSQVFINLIANARKYCDADQPVLRISVRSADDMLEIDFADNGTGIQMADQAVIFEKFARIGVSQAAGAGLGLAICREIMARLGGDISYLPGQSGAAFRVTLPQGMRMTAQ; encoded by the coding sequence TTGAACACCGATGTGGATCGGCTCAGTCAGGTTTTCATCAACCTGATCGCCAATGCGCGCAAATACTGCGATGCCGATCAGCCCGTGCTCAGGATTAGTGTGAGATCCGCAGATGATATGCTGGAGATCGACTTTGCCGACAACGGCACCGGGATCCAGATGGCCGATCAGGCGGTGATTTTCGAAAAATTCGCGCGCATTGGCGTGTCTCAGGCGGCGGGGGCGGGGCTTGGTCTGGCGATCTGCCGCGAGATCATGGCGCGGCTGGGGGGAGACATCAGTTATCTGCCGGGCCAGAGCGGTGCCGCCTTCCGCGTGACATTGCCGCAAGGGATGCGGATGACGGCACAATAA
- a CDS encoding FliM/FliN family flagellar motor switch protein, giving the protein MADDNTRSVMRRMARMGRQESTARAMSPAKALRLSLARTADRLFDLPLTVTAVEQDQISFADLAPELGQGGMLALLYGATGESGAMRLDPGLLAALVEVQTTGHVSGHSDANRRATRTDAAIAAPMIDGTLERIDACMASDAGEAWIGGYRYGAMFEDARTLILSLSASDYTIFRVMLEIGADAHPGALTMILPRVADNDVAETTAVIETGTTKPDRALSRAVLEAPVTLRAVLGRITMPLDKLCALKATDKLPFGKYQLLEARLETGQKHLVAQARLGQMNGARAVRLMSLGRSTDTATGLQVNRRAESKGATEKPTQPAALDIASLARAAGPVPDMTPPDDGGHNTMTAATQPDRDTPLVGMTPPIAARVDVTEHLGDETTVDEAHDQPMQVQSVSNV; this is encoded by the coding sequence ATGGCGGACGACAATACTAGATCAGTGATGCGCCGTATGGCCCGGATGGGACGGCAGGAAAGTACCGCCCGCGCAATGAGCCCGGCCAAGGCGCTGCGCCTTTCGCTTGCACGGACGGCTGACAGGCTGTTTGATCTGCCGTTGACAGTGACGGCGGTCGAACAGGATCAAATCAGCTTTGCCGACCTTGCGCCCGAACTGGGTCAGGGTGGAATGCTGGCCCTGCTGTATGGCGCGACCGGCGAGAGCGGTGCGATGCGTCTCGATCCGGGGTTGTTGGCGGCGCTGGTCGAAGTGCAGACCACGGGTCATGTGAGTGGGCATAGCGACGCGAACCGCCGCGCCACTCGGACCGACGCGGCAATTGCCGCACCGATGATCGACGGCACGCTGGAACGCATAGATGCCTGTATGGCCTCGGACGCGGGTGAGGCTTGGATCGGGGGTTATCGCTACGGCGCCATGTTCGAGGATGCCAGAACGCTCATCTTGTCGCTGAGCGCGTCCGACTACACCATTTTCCGTGTGATGCTCGAGATCGGCGCGGATGCCCACCCCGGTGCACTGACGATGATACTGCCGCGGGTGGCTGACAATGATGTGGCTGAGACAACGGCGGTCATCGAAACAGGCACCACAAAACCCGACAGGGCCCTTTCACGGGCGGTTCTGGAGGCTCCTGTCACGCTTCGTGCGGTGTTGGGCCGTATCACAATGCCGCTGGACAAGCTTTGCGCATTGAAAGCGACCGACAAGCTGCCTTTTGGCAAGTATCAGCTGTTGGAGGCGCGTCTGGAAACGGGGCAGAAGCACCTTGTCGCACAGGCCCGGCTGGGACAGATGAACGGCGCACGGGCTGTTCGGCTGATGTCGCTGGGCAGATCAACCGACACCGCGACGGGTCTACAGGTCAACCGGCGCGCGGAGTCCAAGGGGGCAACAGAGAAGCCGACCCAACCGGCGGCACTTGATATTGCCTCGCTCGCGCGTGCGGCCGGTCCAGTACCGGATATGACGCCCCCCGATGACGGAGGGCATAACACTATGACCGCCGCCACGCAGCCGGATCGCGATACGCCGCTGGTCGGCATGACGCCACCAATCGCCGCCAGGGTCGATGTCACAGAGCATCTAGGCGATGAAACCACGGTCGACGAGGCGCATGATCAGCCGATGCAGGTTCAATCCGTCAGCAACGTGTAA
- a CDS encoding MBL fold metallo-hydrolase: MSPEITAFFDPATNTISYVVRDPAGSACAVIDPVLDFDYASGRTDTTSADRIIAHIQANKLEVHWLLETHVHADHLSAAPYIQDRIGGKIGIGANIRMVQETFGKVFNEGTEFQRDGSQFDRLFSDGDSLHIGQMRGDVLHTPGHTPACLTYVIGDAAFVGDTLFMPDFGTARCDFPGGSSAQLYSSIHRILSLPDNTRIFVGHDYKAPGREEFAWESTVGEQKARNVHVGGGVAEADFTAMRDARDAQLAMPRLIIPSLQVNMRAGQMPPEDESGNVFLKVPINKL; the protein is encoded by the coding sequence GTGTCCCCCGAAATCACCGCCTTTTTTGATCCGGCCACCAATACGATTTCTTATGTGGTACGCGACCCTGCGGGCAGCGCCTGCGCCGTGATCGACCCGGTGCTGGATTTCGACTATGCGTCGGGACGGACCGATACCACTTCTGCCGACCGGATAATTGCCCATATTCAGGCCAATAAACTTGAAGTGCACTGGCTGTTGGAGACACATGTGCATGCCGACCACCTGTCGGCTGCACCCTACATTCAGGATCGCATTGGCGGCAAGATCGGTATCGGTGCAAATATCCGGATGGTTCAGGAAACCTTTGGCAAGGTATTCAACGAAGGCACGGAGTTTCAGCGCGACGGTTCGCAATTTGATCGGCTGTTTTCCGATGGCGACAGCCTGCATATTGGTCAGATGCGTGGTGATGTTCTACACACGCCCGGCCATACGCCCGCCTGCCTGACCTATGTGATCGGCGATGCAGCTTTCGTAGGTGATACACTCTTCATGCCCGATTTCGGCACGGCGCGTTGTGATTTTCCGGGCGGTTCTTCTGCACAACTATACAGCTCGATCCACCGAATACTCAGCCTTCCGGATAATACGCGTATCTTTGTCGGGCACGATTACAAGGCGCCCGGACGCGAAGAATTCGCCTGGGAGAGTACGGTTGGCGAGCAAAAAGCGCGCAACGTCCATGTCGGCGGCGGCGTCGCAGAAGCTGACTTTACCGCCATGCGAGACGCGCGTGATGCGCAGTTGGCCATGCCCCGGCTGATCATTCCGTCGCTTCAGGTCAACATGCGCGCAGGACAAATGCCCCCCGAAGACGAGAGCGGCAACGTGTTCCTCAAGGTGCCGATCAACAAACTTTGA
- a CDS encoding enoyl-CoA hydratase-related protein codes for MLNAAKVAKYDQSEEVKVSGQDLEISEDQDKHHPGVRVITLAGGTGGALDPGVRTRLSEALVAAQADPDVRAMVLCGEGGIFSAGVNVTEYGAPLSAPWVDVLAEKIEASAKPVVAAIAGVALGAGFALALAAHGRVAHAEARVGLPEVKLGLVPAGGATQRLPRFVGAQVSLALMLSGRPVSVRDPGLKRVFGRIETQGVVAAASEMAIKLADAGPPVRSGDLRIGLTDPGAYLRSTAEIAAKGFAEDSAEAGIVRAVEAALLLPFEQGMALEVALFEEARMAPAARAARHMLMAERRAATVALSPPGTARQLRDVIVTGRRGAFVETTIMALDVGWAVHLRPPRPADAPTIRDRVTEIYDGAVGRGRMDAAARDARLGRLHLPDENVSDPDMPLVFELGGAGPTLAGDPIRVRLGEADMLHPEADGPQYWARLYAPAHSAPLAEVAFGSDAQPDAIATVVQALRKARKTVIRAGIFPGMIGHNLDWALWSAALALAEAGHSPYDIDIAAEKLGYAIGPFRQMDVEGLAVAAARLDHLAAARGAPPLSEHSPVRHLARDGHSGRRAGRGFYIYEAGTAQRDSALLSRIQGLGATPDADLGAVDPGAALEAAIVNEAARLLARGVALRASDIDVVLVKGSGIDRRRGGLLIQADIKGLFPILQVMKSLQDAAPHVWQPQDGVLDMVKNGVGFFGRV; via the coding sequence GTGCTAAATGCGGCAAAGGTCGCAAAATACGACCAGAGTGAAGAGGTGAAGGTGTCGGGGCAGGATCTGGAAATCTCAGAGGATCAGGACAAGCACCACCCCGGTGTTCGTGTCATCACCCTTGCTGGAGGTACTGGGGGTGCGCTCGATCCCGGCGTGCGGACCCGGCTGAGCGAAGCCCTCGTTGCCGCGCAGGCGGACCCGGACGTGAGGGCCATGGTTCTATGCGGTGAGGGCGGGATATTTTCCGCCGGTGTCAATGTGACGGAGTATGGTGCGCCACTCTCTGCGCCATGGGTCGATGTGTTGGCCGAAAAGATCGAAGCCAGCGCCAAACCGGTCGTGGCGGCCATCGCGGGGGTCGCGCTGGGGGCTGGATTTGCATTGGCCTTGGCGGCGCATGGACGTGTTGCGCACGCAGAGGCACGCGTCGGCCTCCCTGAGGTGAAGCTGGGCCTCGTGCCCGCTGGTGGCGCGACGCAACGCCTGCCGCGATTTGTGGGCGCGCAGGTCTCATTGGCGTTGATGCTGTCGGGGCGCCCGGTGTCTGTGCGCGATCCGGGGCTGAAACGTGTCTTTGGCCGGATCGAGACGCAGGGCGTGGTTGCGGCGGCGTCCGAAATGGCGATCAAACTGGCCGATGCTGGTCCCCCGGTGCGGTCCGGCGATCTACGTATTGGGTTGACCGACCCCGGTGCCTATCTTCGGTCTACCGCCGAAATTGCAGCGAAAGGATTTGCCGAGGACAGCGCCGAGGCAGGCATCGTGCGCGCCGTTGAGGCGGCGCTGCTGTTACCATTCGAACAGGGTATGGCGTTGGAAGTGGCCCTGTTCGAAGAAGCTAGGATGGCCCCGGCAGCGCGCGCGGCGCGTCATATGCTGATGGCGGAACGTCGTGCCGCGACGGTGGCGCTCTCTCCACCCGGCACTGCACGACAGTTGCGCGATGTGATCGTGACTGGCAGGCGTGGTGCCTTTGTCGAGACGACGATCATGGCGCTTGATGTCGGTTGGGCTGTGCATTTGCGCCCGCCGCGACCGGCTGATGCGCCGACAATTCGTGATCGCGTGACCGAAATTTATGATGGTGCTGTAGGGCGCGGACGTATGGATGCTGCTGCGCGTGATGCCCGTCTTGGGCGACTTCACTTGCCGGATGAGAACGTATCGGATCCGGATATGCCTTTGGTGTTCGAACTTGGCGGCGCAGGGCCGACGCTTGCAGGCGATCCGATCCGCGTGCGGTTAGGGGAGGCGGACATGCTGCACCCGGAAGCTGACGGCCCACAATATTGGGCGCGCCTTTATGCTCCGGCTCATAGTGCACCGCTTGCCGAGGTTGCATTTGGCAGCGATGCACAACCCGACGCGATTGCAACCGTGGTGCAGGCCCTGAGAAAGGCACGCAAGACAGTGATCCGCGCGGGCATCTTTCCGGGGATGATCGGGCATAATCTGGACTGGGCGCTTTGGTCGGCGGCGCTGGCGTTGGCCGAGGCCGGGCACAGCCCATATGACATCGACATCGCCGCGGAAAAGCTGGGCTATGCGATCGGCCCATTTCGTCAGATGGATGTCGAGGGGCTTGCCGTTGCCGCAGCGCGGTTGGATCATCTCGCCGCAGCGCGAGGGGCACCGCCGCTGTCCGAGCATAGCCCGGTCCGTCATCTGGCAAGGGATGGTCATAGCGGACGCCGTGCGGGTCGCGGATTTTACATCTACGAGGCAGGCACCGCACAGAGGGATTCGGCACTCCTGTCGCGCATCCAAGGTCTGGGCGCAACGCCAGATGCCGACCTCGGCGCTGTGGACCCCGGCGCGGCGCTGGAGGCAGCGATCGTAAACGAGGCGGCACGTCTTCTGGCGCGGGGTGTCGCTCTGAGAGCGAGCGATATCGACGTTGTGCTGGTAAAGGGAAGCGGTATTGACCGCAGGCGAGGGGGGCTGCTGATACAAGCCGATATAAAGGGTCTGTTTCCCATCCTGCAGGTGATGAAATCCCTTCAGGATGCCGCCCCTCATGTGTGGCAACCTCAGGACGGGGTATTGGATATGGTCAAGAATGGCGTTGGGTTTTTCGGTCGGGTCTGA
- a CDS encoding DUF2312 domain-containing protein codes for MNDSVSDSTYRVTADELRQFIERFERLEAEKKDLAEQQKEVMAEAKSRGYDTKVLRKVVALRKRDKDDIAEEEAVLEMYKEALGMS; via the coding sequence ATGAACGACAGCGTTTCCGACAGCACCTACCGCGTGACCGCTGATGAACTGCGTCAGTTCATCGAACGGTTCGAACGGCTGGAGGCCGAGAAAAAAGACCTTGCCGAGCAGCAAAAAGAAGTGATGGCAGAAGCCAAGTCGCGCGGTTACGACACCAAGGTGCTGCGCAAGGTGGTGGCGCTGCGCAAGCGTGACAAGGACGACATCGCTGAAGAAGAGGCAGTGCTGGAGATGTACAAAGAGGCACTGGGTATGTCGTAA